The genomic window GCCCTCTGAAATTTTTAAATAGGCATAGTGTTTAGGTGTTAAACGGATGCCTTGAGGTGGCACTAGATCACTAAAAGGATCGTGCGGTTTTTCTAAATGAGTATGCACAGCCGACATCACTTCATTTAATGCATGAGGTCCTGTGATGGCGAGTAAATTTGGATATTCTTTTTCAATGATGCTTTTTTTAGCACCCAAACAACCCGTGACTATGACTTTGCCATTTTTTTTAACGGCTTCCCCTATGGCATCCATTGATTCTTTAACGGCTGAATCAATAAAACCACAAGTATTCACTACGACTAGATCAGCATCTTGATAGGACTTTGAGATGTCATAACCTTCTGCACGTAATTGCGTTAATATTCTTTCGGAATCTGAACCGGCTTTAGGGCAACCTAACGATACAAAACCTACTTTAGGAATATGTGACGCCATTAGCCTTCTACAATCAGTTGTGTAAGAGCCACAGATGCCACACCTAATACAATGAGTGTGACTTGAAATACAGTGGAAAGTAATTCCGTTTTTTTATGAAGACCTGGAATCAAGTCAGCGATTGATACATAAATCATACTAGACGCTGCGAGCGCTAGAATAAAAGGCACCCAATCCATCATAGACTCCAAAATAAAATAAGCTAAGAGTCCACCTAAAACGGTCGAAAAACTTGCAAGAAGATTAAAAATAAAAGCTTCCTTTTTCTTATAGCCTGAATTAAGGAGAATCAAAAAATTACCTACTTCTTGGGGGATCTCATGCGCAATGATCGCTAACGCTGTCACAATACCTAAGCTGGTACTTACCATAAACGCTGAGCCAATTAAGATACCATCGACAAAATTATGAAATAAGTCACCCACCATAATCATGCTACCGCTTCGTCCTGCATCATGGGTATGTTGATGATCTTTAGAAGTATGACTTTCTTGATGCATATCATGCACTTCACAATGATCGCCATGACAGTGACGCCATAATAATAATTTTTCAAGCACAAAAAATAAAAGTATGCCGAATAAGACGACAAAGGTTGTAGCTTCTATATTATTTGTAAGTTTAAAAGCATGCGGCAATATTTCTAAGAAAACTGCGCCCAACATCGCACCTACTGCGTAACTTACTAAATGCGAAACAAGGTGCGTTCTCGTATTCATGGTCACAAGCGCTGCAGCCGTGACACTTAATAAACCACCAATAAAGCAAGAAAATAGAATCCAAAGAAGTGTGTGCATGGAGTTAAATTATGGTGACAGAATTAAGTATTATAACGAAACTTGAAATGATTGGATGTCTTTATGAGTCAATCCAAATAAGGGAAGCCATCCTACCAGTGATGCCATCACGTCTAAATGAGAAGTAATCGACTTCATTTGCAAAAGTGCAGTAATTGTCCGATACACTGCCCCCATAAATTTGGCTGATACCACATACATGAAGTCTTATTTTGGCAAGCGCATAAATATCTGCTAACCATTTTTGATCTGAGATTAAATGAAAAGCTTTTTCAGCCTCGCTATGTTTTTCGCAAAAACTATTTTTTACATCAAAGCCTACTTCAAAATGCTGTCGGCTGATTGCAGGCCCTAACCATACAAGTAATTCATTGGGTGAGACATTCATCTTCTTAATGGTATTTTCAATCACGCCATTTAAAAGGCCACGCCACCCTGCATGAATAGAAGCCACTATCGTCCCCTTAATATTTGTCACTAATAAAGGTAAACAATCCGCTGTTTGAACAACACATACCGTATTTTTTTCTGTCGTATAAGAGGCATCTCCATTTAACGTGGGTGATGGTAACTTTAAAACATCAACACTATGCGTTTGATTGAGCCAATATGGTGAAGTGGGTAGATATTGATTGAGTAGATCACGATTTGAATGAACAGTATTTGTTTCATCATTCACATGTGTGGCTAAATTAAAACTATTGTATTTACCTTCGCTTTTTCCGCCAGTTCGTAAGGTTTGCATGGATTTAATATGCGGAGGTACTGGCCAATAGGGAATAAAAAAATTACTCATCATCCTCCAGCATGTCGTCATCGATATCATCACTTACCTCATCAAGATAATCATCAAAACTTAAATCTTCTAGAGGTTCTGTTATACCTAATTGCTCAGCTCGAATGATTTCAAGTAAAGCCTTCATATCATCTGGTAAATCAATCGACCATTCCATCGCT from Candidatus Methylopumilus planktonicus includes these protein-coding regions:
- a CDS encoding ZIP family metal transporter; this translates as MHTLLWILFSCFIGGLLSVTAAALVTMNTRTHLVSHLVSYAVGAMLGAVFLEILPHAFKLTNNIEATTFVVLFGILLFFVLEKLLLWRHCHGDHCEVHDMHQESHTSKDHQHTHDAGRSGSMIMVGDLFHNFVDGILIGSAFMVSTSLGIVTALAIIAHEIPQEVGNFLILLNSGYKKKEAFIFNLLASFSTVLGGLLAYFILESMMDWVPFILALAASSMIYVSIADLIPGLHKKTELLSTVFQVTLIVLGVASVALTQLIVEG
- the pgeF gene encoding peptidoglycan editing factor PgeF — protein: MSNFFIPYWPVPPHIKSMQTLRTGGKSEGKYNSFNLATHVNDETNTVHSNRDLLNQYLPTSPYWLNQTHSVDVLKLPSPTLNGDASYTTEKNTVCVVQTADCLPLLVTNIKGTIVASIHAGWRGLLNGVIENTIKKMNVSPNELLVWLGPAISRQHFEVGFDVKNSFCEKHSEAEKAFHLISDQKWLADIYALAKIRLHVCGISQIYGGSVSDNYCTFANEVDYFSFRRDGITGRMASLIWIDS